The following proteins are co-located in the Apium graveolens cultivar Ventura chromosome 5, ASM990537v1, whole genome shotgun sequence genome:
- the LOC141659925 gene encoding uncharacterized protein LOC141659925, translating into MASGSKFSFSDMQNPIFLHPSDNPLSISVTKLQGATDYRSWKRSMEIQLSSKRKLGFVEGTEVRSTTDQTEAIQWDTCNSMIRFQLTNGSHKYKLNRELFALKQNGSTEEAKLFQFLNGLDDVYDGQRSQLLLMNPLPSVDMACASIQQEESQRLVLANNPSYDTDLSTMFSKTSITVVKPPICTACGGKGHTNERCWNIVGYPKWHYKNPLYQPPKNSPAPNK; encoded by the exons ATGGCCAGTGGCAGCAAGTTCTCGTTTTCAGATATGCAGAACCCTATTTTTCTACATCCATCAGATAATCCATTGTCTATTAGTGTCACCAAGTTACAAGGTGCTACTGATTACAGATCTTGGAAGCGTTCGATGGAAATACAACTCTCCTCAAAGCGAAAGCTTGGCTTTGTTGAAGGAACGGAAGTGAGAAGCACAACGGATCAAACTGAAGCCATCCAGTGGGATACGTGCAATAGTATG ATAAGATTTCAACTTACTAATGGGTCTCATAAATATAAGTTGAATAGAGAGTTGTTTGCACTAAAACAAAATGGTAGCACA GAAGAAGCTAAACTCTTTCAGTTCCTTAATGGCCTAGATGATGTGTATGATGGGCAACGTAGTCAACTATTGCTGATGAACCCTCTGCCTAGTGTTGATATGGCATGTGCATCCATTCAACAAGAAGAATCTCAAAGACTTGTCCTTGCAAACAACCCATCTTATGACACTGACTTATCAACTATGTTTAGTAAAACATCTATAACTGTTGTTAAGCCTCCAATCTGCACTGCTTGTGGTGGAAAGGGACACACTAATGAGCGGTGTTGGAATATCGTAGGCTATCCGAAATGGCACTATAAGAATCCACTTTATCAACCACCTAAAAACTCCCCTGCTCCAAATAAATAG